GAGTTACCTCAAGGGACGCGATGGTTACAGGAAACCGACGTGGTATTGCTCTGACTGTTCGGGCCTGACTGCGTGGTCAAGATCGCCTCAGGGTCAACGCAACGCGGAAACCAAACCAAGCCCTGCGAGCACTACGTCCAGTGTATCCCCGATGTGCCGAGCGGAACACACGAAAGTCCGTCGTCCCCCAACTCCCACTTCGGAACGTGACACCGATTTTGTCGTGAGTTCCAACCCAATCGATGGCATCTTCAGAGGGGTAAGGCGTGTACCCGTCGAGACACCACTCCATGACATTGCCTTGAAAATCAAAAAGCCCCCAGGCGTTTGGGAGTTTCAGCCCGACCGGATGGGTTTCGCCATTGCAATTACCGCCATGCCAAGCGTACTCGTTCAGGCACTCTGCGGATTCACCACAAAAGTACGGGGTGGTCGTACCGGCTCTGCAACAGTATTCCCACTGCGATTCCGAGGGGAGGGCGAACAGGCATCCGGCGGGCAGTTCTGAACGCAGTGAGGCGTTGAGTCGTTCGCAACAGGCCAAAGCGTCGTCCCAGCTGACACATTCAACGGGCCGATTAGCGTCTGAGCAAAAGCGGCTTGGGTTCATACCCATCAAAGCCGCGTACTGTCCCTGAGTGATGAAGTACGCGCCGATCCAAAATCCGTGGGCGAATGTGGATCGGAACTGACGTTCATCAGGGTTGCGACCAACTTCCGTCGCCGGACTTCCCATCAAGAAGCTGCCCGGCTGAATCCACTTCAGTAGCAGCGGGCGGGTGGACTCACCTTCCAGGGACCACTCCCAGTCTTGACCGACTTCGATCATGACAGACACCTCCGATTATTTGCCGAGACCGCGCCAGGTATCGATGTCCACCCTACGAACGGTGCGTCCAGTAGAGTCTTTGCGATCCTTCAGTAGCTGATCTCTCAACGGCCCGACGACCTCTTGTGTCCGATAGTTCGGCAGGTTCACACCGTTCGAGTAAGTGGACACCGTGATTTCACCATTGGCCTCAAGCCTGACCGTAAAGCCCACCGTCTTCGTGGTATCGGCATCAACGAACTGCCGAATCCCGATGTCCACGTCGTCCTTGAGGGTCAAATGCTCCCCTTGCCCCGTCTGGGGATCGCCGACCTTGTCCATCGGCTCCCCGCCTCCCTTGAGCTTGGTTGGCCCACTCGGACGAAGAATGGACTTGCCCGAAACAGGATCGTACACGCCCGACAGTACAGCACCTGCATCGTATCCGGCAAGGTTCGCCGCGTTCCTGGCGGCGTGATTGTCGCCCACGTTCGAGACGGAGTGCTGGAGTTCACTCCTCCTTGCGGCTGGGGCATTGATTTTCCGGAGCTGAGCAAGGTTCTTCACCAGCAGAAGGCAGTCTGGGCCAAAATCATCGAGCAGCTCGGCAAGACGACTGGCGTTCGAACCACCTCCGATCGCCTCAATGAGCGTTGCTCTTCAACGTTAACGTTCACGTTCACGTTCACGTTAACGTTCACGTTCACAGTCGCGGCGGCGACAGGCTCCTCCCCTCCTCCCATTCCGTGGCCCTAGTCGACCCGATGGGCTTGAGCGGAAACGAGTTGCCTCAAGGGACGGAGAGGTACAAGAAAGTTCACAGGAGACAAACTTAACTCCACCACCTGCCCCGCCGTTTGGCCGTAAGGGTCGTTTGGGGAAGTTGCAAGAGGTCGTGCATTCGAGCAGCGAGTTTGCGGTTGTAGGGGCTTACTGACTCGCCAAAACAGAAGAGACAAGCATCGACAACAAGGCGGCGCTCGGTATCGCACGCACGGACGATTAGATAATCACCGTCGAGCATTTCGGCAGCAGGACAGAAGTCGTTCAATTCCCAAAGGCCGTATCGGGTAAGATAATCCATCTGGGTTCGAGCAAAGTCCCAGCGACACGAAATCTCCCCCTGCCAGGACACCCCCTCACGCTCCCGGGCCAAGTGGTGCAGTGGACAGGGGGCGTGTTGCGCCATGCTGCGGTAGGCGAGGGGGACGGCGATTGTCTCAGTCCGAAAGAACGTGGCCTCCGAATCGTTAACCAGCATCGCGATGCCTGTGCGATGCCATTCGAGGACGGCAAGGTATTCGATCACCACGCCTCGTCCGGTAGCCCCAGTTAACGAGTGGAGAGGTGACTGTTCAAAGACAGTCTGTGTGCGGATGGTCCGTAACCATTCTCGTTGCAGCTCAGTCACGATAAATACCCTTTGAGTGTTCGCTGCCCATCAGGGCAAGAAGCGACCGATTGAGACCAAGTCGTCCATCCTGTCGTTCCCCACTTCAATCCACCGCCTGCGCGAACCATCCAGAAATCTGTGTCTCAAAGCAGTGATGCTGCTGAGGATATCGCGACCAGCGGTCACGCTGACGATGCCTTGACCCGCACTAACCGCTGCTGTGATCTCGCGTCCAGCGGACTGCAAGCGAGACACATCTGCACTCATTTGGGGACTATCTTTGGAACTTCTACGCGATTGAACAGCTCTCCCGTTACCCAGCTCCATGGGAGATAATCGCTCTCCACATGAAATCGCATCCCTCGATCCCACGCCAACGCGGCGAGTGCAACAAGTGGAAGCGATACCATCCCATTGAGATCCTCAGCCCTCTTCTGGGGAGTCGCCCAATACTTCTTGTGAAGAGACGCAGCCTTCGTCAGTTCCGCCTCAAGACCAGATACCGAGTTTTCACCGATCCTACGAAGTACTCGGTGGTATGGTATCCTCAGACACTTCAGCATCTTTAATCCAATGGATTTGCTGGTGAGAACCGCTTTCGCTTCCCAAGCCTCACATCGGAGAAGCAGTGGTTCCCACGCAAACCCACTCTCTTGGGCTGCTCGTTGTTTGAGCTCCAGGAACCAGTATGCTTCATCGTCGTATCCAACCAAGTTCGAGCCTTTGAATGTGTCTTTTGTCACTCGACAGAGATACTGTAAGGGTATCGTTTGGCGAGTGATTAGTGACAAATGGTACGCTCGCTGCCAAAGTAAAATATCGCATATACCTGGATCGATCGGGGTCGGGTAGCAAACGGGTGGCCCCTCCCCAATCGGATATTCGCTTGGCGGAGGGTCCAATCGAAATGCGAAGACTGCGCCGAGTGCTTGTGCAGCGATCCGCAGGGCGCGAGCTACCTCCGGGCTATCGGGGGCAATGACTGCTCCCGCGAGGTAAACATTCTGGGCACACGAAGAAACAAAACTGGTCAGCCCTCGAATTCTATTTATACAGTTTGACAGACGAGAGTCGAAGCTCTTGCAGTCGCGTGTGAACCACTGCTCCACGACGTTCATGTCGACTGGGTGCCGGCTGATTTTCATAACACTCCTTCGAGTGGAGCCTCGCCGATTGCTCGCTCTGGGTTCCATTCGGTCCGCAGTCGGTCGATCTCCCGCCGCACCGCCAGCGGCAACGTGATTCGGGCCTGCACCTTCATGACTTCGATCACCTCCGCGATGGAAGCCATTCCCTCACCGACCTTTGCGCCGCCGTGAGTGGGTGGCTTGGACAAGGTAACCTCTCCCAAACTGCGCAGATTGATTCCGCAATAGGGGCGACCGACTCAGATCCGCTTGCCCTTGAGGAGCGCCTGGAAGTAGCGGGCGACTTCGGATTCCAATTTCGCGATCGGCCGGAACTGGCACGCTTCCAACCACGCTCCGCTGCCGTCCGGGAGATAGCAGAGTTGACTACCCGAGAGCGTTTCCAAGAACGGAACCGCTTGGGCCGGGTCGATTGGGCCGCCCGGTTCGACCCACATCCCCGACTCGGTGACTGGGGCGAGCCGATCCCCGGCACGCAGTCCGCCAGCCACGTCGAATCCATTCTCCCGGAACGCTCCGATCACGCCGTAGAGTCGGCGAAGGAACGCTGGCATGTCGGGCCGCAGTGGCATTGACCGAGGCAGGCTGATCGCCGGTTCGCCCAAGAATTGGAACCGGAAATAGGGGCGGTACGGCGCGTTGCCGGTGGCATAGAATTGCAACTCGTACCAACTCTCGGCACACTTGGCGAGCAGTTTCTTGAGCCAGGATGGTGCATCGGCATCGGCAAGCGTGGCGAAATACTCCGGCCCGGTCCGGATCGCCAGGATGTCTTGTTCCGTCAAAACCGTTCGGAATTCATCCGGAAGTGCGTCGATCTCCGGCTCATATACCGTTGCCATTCGCACAATGAACATTCCATTCGCTCCTTGTTGGCTTTGAACGATCCAACGCCCCGGCTAGGTGCCAATCTGGAACCGCCCCGCCCGATACCGCCGACTGGGTGCCGCCGACTGGGTGCCGCCCCAGCAACCAACCTCGAACGCGGGCCAGGAGAATATCACCATCCGCCAGCTCATCTGGCACCGGGTGCTGATTCTGGTTGTTGAACGACGCCGCAAGAATGATCGGCACGAAACAGCCGACGGCTTCAGTATCGATAGCCCGGCATGACGAGGGATTACTTGCTGGCAGACCGCCCCCCCCCCGCGAATGAGGATGCTCCGGATCAACACGAAGCCGTTCACGGACGGCCAACGAAAACGGCTTCACCCGAAGAAGGTGAAGCCGCCGAAGTGGTGCAAATAGTGGAGCGGTGAAGGAGATCATCCCCAGCAATGGGATCCCGACATGGAGGCCGATGACACTGGTGCAGCCGCTTTCGCCGCTCGGCTGCACGAACGTCACCACCGCTTACTTCACTTTCCGCACGGCGGGGGGCGTCCAAGTCCCGTCGATGATTGACGGGGCGGTTTCTTGCGGCCAGTAGAGACGGAGCATCAGGATAAACTTGCCAGCGGGAGCAGGCAGCCAGTTGGACTCCTTTTCCTTGCCGGGGGAATTCTTCTGAATGTAGAGGTCCAGAGAGCCGTCCTCGTTGTACTTGAGTTCGTTGCGAGGGCTGAGCGTATACCGGTTGAGCGGGTTGTCCACGAAGAAGTAATCGGCGTTGTACATGGTCAGCGACCAGAAGCCTTTGGCCGGGGGCGTCTGTCCTTTCGGGAAGTGCATGACATACTGATTAGCTCCATCATACGGCTTTCCGTCGCCGTCCACCTCCGAGGTCGGATAGACGGCATCTTGAGGCCGGTTTGCACCAAGGCCGATGGCGGTGATGAACGCCCGTTGGAGATAGTCGGTTCCGTAGGTTCCGGCGTTGGTCGTGAACAGCCAGCCGTTGTTGTTCACGCCTGCATTCTTGAAATGTCCCATGATCGTTTCTTGAGCGACTTTGGGGACACCCAGCAGTGCTTTCGCCATTGTGGTGTCGAGTTTGTTGATGTCGAAGTCCTTGCCGGGAACAATTCCAATCTTCGCCAACTTTTCCAGCATCGGTGCGTCGGCCTTCGCCGGTGGATTGTCCTTCATCAGCGAGGCCAACATCTTGAAGTAGGTCGCCGCATCCAGCTGATGAACCTGATCTCGAATCGGCGTCTTCATGTCGATAGTGGGGTCCACCGTTCCTCGCTGCGGCGAATAGGCTTTTCCGTAAGCACTGAGCGGCACGAGGGAATACTTGTCTTGCAGCGCGTGCACGGCCTTGTAGTCGTCTGGCGTCCCGGTGCAGTAGGTGCGACCGAGTAGCCAGACCATGTTCGTCGGCGACTTGATTTCCTTGACGCCTTCGGGCAGTTTTCCGTTCCAGCCGGGGCCAGTGATGGCGTATTTCTGGGCGTCGGTTCCTGTGGTACGCTTCCCCGGAACTTCAAAGACATCGGTCCACCCGGAGAGCATGGGCATCAGGAAGTAGCGCCCCTTCTCGTCAGGAAGGCTCAGAACGTATGGCTCCTTGCCCACGTCGAGCCACGCGGTCGAGTAAAGCGTGTCGGCGTTGGGGGCCGTCACATCTCGAAACGCCGCCGAGGGGTACTCTCTCAGGTTCACAATCTGGCCCATCGGCCCTCGTGTCCCTTCGACAGTCGGCACATTGGTCGAAACCCTCCGAGTCATCTCCATTGTGACCAGTGGATATCCGTAGATGTACGCTTCGACGCCGATTTTGGCGGCTTCTTCTGCGTCCGGCTTCTTCTCCTGGGCTTGGATCAACGCGGAGGGTGGCGCCGTCCAACCGAGGACGAAGGCGAACAGGACGGTGACGGCCGTGTACTTGATTGTGTGCATGCATTGCCCTTTCTTGAAGGATCCCGCAGAAGCGGGCCGCTCCATCGTGGCGGTCCTGTCGTGCTGCTGTGCGTCTGGTAAAGTGGCAGTCGATGGTTGTTGTACGTCGAACCGCAGGCCGTGCCAGATCGGTTCCAGTCGAAAACGGACCGTCGCACGCGGCATTTGACCGGCAGGTCTCAACCGCCCCTTTCGTGCCGATCAGCCTCGCCCCGATGGATTGCTTCGACCGAATTGCGACCCGACGCCGACACTCCGTTTCCGAAACGGGCTCAGATCTCGTGGAAGGACTCATCCGACTCTTCGACAGCGATGACTCGACCGACGATGTCGGCGGCGGATACCCAGCCATCGATTCGCCCAGATGTGGTGCCAATCTGGAACCGCCCCGCCTGGATGTCGACGATTTGATGCAGCACCAGCAACCAACCTCGAACGCGGGCCAGGACAACATCACCAACCGCCAGATCATCTGGCAGACATGGAGCCAGGGTGACCCGCGAGCCGTCCTCGATTCGTCCCCGCATCGAGTGCCCGCGCG
This DNA window, taken from Tuwongella immobilis, encodes the following:
- a CDS encoding immunity 49 family protein: MEPRASNRRGSTRRSVMKISRHPVDMNVVEQWFTRDCKSFDSRLSNCINRIRGLTSFVSSCAQNVYLAGAVIAPDSPEVARALRIAAQALGAVFAFRLDPPPSEYPIGEGPPVCYPTPIDPGICDILLWQRAYHLSLITRQTIPLQYLCRVTKDTFKGSNLVGYDDEAYWFLELKQRAAQESGFAWEPLLLRCEAWEAKAVLTSKSIGLKMLKCLRIPYHRVLRRIGENSVSGLEAELTKAASLHKKYWATPQKRAEDLNGMVSLPLVALAALAWDRGMRFHVESDYLPWSWVTGELFNRVEVPKIVPK
- a CDS encoding DUF1254 domain-containing protein; amino-acid sequence: MERPASAGSFKKGQCMHTIKYTAVTVLFAFVLGWTAPPSALIQAQEKKPDAEEAAKIGVEAYIYGYPLVTMEMTRRVSTNVPTVEGTRGPMGQIVNLREYPSAAFRDVTAPNADTLYSTAWLDVGKEPYVLSLPDEKGRYFLMPMLSGWTDVFEVPGKRTTGTDAQKYAITGPGWNGKLPEGVKEIKSPTNMVWLLGRTYCTGTPDDYKAVHALQDKYSLVPLSAYGKAYSPQRGTVDPTIDMKTPIRDQVHQLDAATYFKMLASLMKDNPPAKADAPMLEKLAKIGIVPGKDFDINKLDTTMAKALLGVPKVAQETIMGHFKNAGVNNNGWLFTTNAGTYGTDYLQRAFITAIGLGANRPQDAVYPTSEVDGDGKPYDGANQYVMHFPKGQTPPAKGFWSLTMYNADYFFVDNPLNRYTLSPRNELKYNEDGSLDLYIQKNSPGKEKESNWLPAPAGKFILMLRLYWPQETAPSIIDGTWTPPAVRKVK
- a CDS encoding formylglycine-generating enzyme family protein, translating into MIEVGQDWEWSLEGESTRPLLLKWIQPGSFLMGSPATEVGRNPDERQFRSTFAHGFWIGAYFITQGQYAALMGMNPSRFCSDANRPVECVSWDDALACCERLNASLRSELPAGCLFALPSESQWEYCCRAGTTTPYFCGESAECLNEYAWHGGNCNGETHPVGLKLPNAWGLFDFQGNVMEWCLDGYTPYPSEDAIDWVGTHDKIGVTFRSGSWGTTDFRVFRSAHRGYTGRSARRAWFGFRVALTLRRS
- a CDS encoding S24/S26 family peptidase is translated as MDERQWAIVAVDALARGEVVQVRPRGHSMRGRIEDGSRVTLAPCLPDDLAVGDVVLARVRGWLLVLHQIVDIQAGRFQIGTTSGRIDGWVSAADIVGRVIAVEESDESFHEI